The genomic interval GCAACCGGGCGATGATCGACGTCTTCGAGCCGGGTTCGACCATGAAGGCCATTTCCATGAGCGCCGCCATCGAGAGCGGGCGCTGGAAACCGAGCGACACCGTCGAGGTGTATCCGGGCAGCCTGCAGATCGGCAAGTACACCATCAAGGACGTGTCCAAGACCGAAGGCCCGGTGCTGGACATGACCGGCATCCTGATCAACTCCAGTAACGTCGGCATGAGCAAGGTCGCCTTCGACATCGGCGGCGAGACCATTTTCCGTCTGGCGCAGAAGCTGGGCCTCGGCCAGGACACCGGCCTGGGCTTCCCCGGCGAGCGTGTCGGCAACCTGCCGAACTACCGGGACTGGCGCAAGGCCGAAACCGCGACGCTGTCCTACGGCTACGGCGTGTCCGTCACCGCGATCCAGCTGGTGCACGCGTTCTCGGCGCTGGCCAACAACGGCCGCCTCGCGCCGCTGACCCTGATCAAGACCGACAAGGCCCCGCAGACCACCCAGGTGCTGCCGGAAACCGTGGCGAAAACCATGCAGGGCATGCTGCAGCAGGTGATCGAGGCTCCGCGCGGCGTGTTCCGTGCGCAGGTGCCGGCGTATCACGTGGGCGGCAAGTCGGGTACGGCGCGCAAGACGTCGGTGGGCACCAAGGGCTACGCCGAAAACTCCTACCGTTCGTTGTTCGCCGGCTTCGGCCCGATGAGCGATCCGCGTTACGCCATCGTCGTGGTGATCGATGAACCGACCAAGGCCGGCTACTTCGGCGGTCTGGTGTCGGCGCCGGTGTTCAGCCGCGTGATGTCCGGCACCCTGCGCCTGATGAACGTCACCCCGGACAACCTGCCGACCACACAACAGGCCAACGCCACCCCGGCCGTTCCGCTGAAAGCCAATGGAGGGCGCGGCTGATGTCTCTGAGCCTGAACAAGATATTCCCCCACGCCGGCCACGATCTGCTGATCCGTGAACTGGCGCTGGACAGCCGCAACGTGCGCGCCGGCGACCTGTTCCTCGCGGTGCCGGGCGGCAAGTTCGACGGCCGTGCCCACATCGCCGACGCGCTGGAGCGCGGCGCCGCCGCCGTGGCCTATGAAGTGCAGGGTGCCACCGTGCTGCCGATCACCGACGTGCCGCTGATCCCGGTCAAGGGCCTGGCGGCGCAGCTGTCGGATATCGCCGGGCGCTTCTACGGCGAGCCCAGCCATCACCTGAACCTGATCGGCGTGACCGGCACCAACGGCAAGACCAGCGTGACCCAACTGGTGGCCCAGGCCCTGGACCTGCTCGGCCAGCACTGCGGCATCGTCGGCACCCTCGGTTCCGGTTTCTACGGCGCGCTGCAGAGCGGCCTGCACACCACGCCGAACCCGATCGCCATGCAAGCGACCCTGGGCGACCTGAAAAAGGCCGGCGCCAAGGCCGTAGCCATGGAAGTGTCGTCCCACGGCCTGGACCAGGGCCGGGTCACGGCGCTGGCGTTCGATGTGGCGGTGATGACCAACCTGTCCCGCGACCACCTCGATTACCACGGCACCATGGAAGCCTACGCGGCGGCCAAGGCCAGGCTGTTCGCCTGGAACGACCTGAAATGCCGGGTGGTCAACCTCGACGACGACTTCGGCCGGCAACTGGCCGCCGAACAGCGCGAGTCGCGGCTGATCACCTACAGCCTGCTCGACAGCGGCGCCTACCTCTATTGCCGCGAAGCGCAGTTCGACGACCACGGCGTGCGCGCCACGCTGGTCACGCCCCAGGGTGAACATCACCTGCGCAGCACGCTGTTGGGCCGCTTCAACCTGAGCAACGTGCTGGCGGCGGTCGGTGCGTTGCTCGGCCTGGACTACCCGCTGGACGAAATCCTCAAGGTGCTGCCGAAGCTCGAAGGCCCGGCCGGACGCATGCAGCGCCTGGGCGGCGGCAGCCAGCCGCTGGTGGTGGTCGACTACGCCCACACGCCGGATGCGCTGGAAAAGGTCCTGACCGCGTTGCGCCCGCACGTCAAAGGCCAACTGCTGTGCCTGTTCGGCTGCGGCGGCGACCGTGACCGCGGCAAGCGTCCGCTGATGGCCGAAGTGGTGGAGCGTCTGGCCGACCGCGTACTGGTCACCGACGACAACCCGCGCACGGAAGACCCGGCGCAGATCTTCGACGACATCCGTGCCGGTTTCGCGGCTGTGGATAACGTCACCTTCGTGGCCGGCCGCGGCCAGGCCATCGCTCAACTGATCGCCGGCGCCTCGGCCGACGACGTGATCGTCCTGGCCGGCAAGGGCCATGAGGACTATCAGGAAATCAACGGCCAGCGGCATGCCTTTTCCGATCTGGTGGAAGCCGATCATGCCCTGACCGCGTGGGAGGTGGCCCATGCTTAAGGCCCTGAAACTCAGCGAACTGACCAATGCCCTCGACGCGCGGCTGATCGCCGGCGACGCGAGCTTCGACGGCGTCAGCATCGACAGCCGCGCGATCAAGCCCGGCCAGCTGTTCATCGCCCTGACCGGCCCGCGTTTCGACGGTCACGACTACCTCAACGAGGTCGCCGCCAAAGGCGCGGTCGCGGCGCTGGTCGAGCGCGAGATCGCCGACAGCACGCTGCCGCAACTGCTGGTCAAGGACACCCGCCAGGCGCTGGGCCAGTTGGGTGCGCTCAACCGTGCCGCGTTCACCCACCCGGTGGCGGCCGTGACCGGCTCCAGCGGCAAGACCACGGTCAAGGAAATGCTTGCCGGCATCCTGCGCACCCGTGGCTCGGTGCACGCGACCCGCGGCAACCTGAACAACGACCTCGGCGTCCCGCTGACCCTGCTCGAACTCGCTCCGGAACACAGCGCGGCGGTGATCGAGCTGGGGGCGTCGCGCCTCGGCGAAATTGCCTACACCGTCGGCCTGACCAAACCCCATGTGGCGATCCTCAACAACGCAGGCACCGCCCACGTCGGCGAGTTCGGCGGGCCGGAAAAGATCGTCGAGGCCAAGGGCGAGATCATCGAAGGGCTGGCCGCCGACGGCACCGCGGTGCTGAACCTCGACGACAAGGCTTTCGGCATCTGGAAAGCCCGGGCGGGCGGACGCAAGGTGCTGACCTTCGCCCTGAACAACCCGCAGGCGGATTTCCGTGCCAGCGACCTGGCCACCGACGCACGCGGCTGCCCGGCGTTCATCCTGCACGGGCCGGCCGGCGCCGAGCGGGTGCAACTGAACCTGCTCGGCACCCACAACGTCGCCAACGCCCTGGCCGCCGCGGCCGCTGCCCATGCCCTGGGCGTGTCGCCGTTCGGCATCGCCACCGGGCTTGGCGCGGTGCAGCCGGTCAAGGGCCGCACCGTCGCGCAGTTGGCCAAGAACGGCCAGCG from Pseudomonas ekonensis carries:
- a CDS encoding UDP-N-acetylmuramoyl-L-alanyl-D-glutamate--2,6-diaminopimelate ligase, with the protein product MSLSLNKIFPHAGHDLLIRELALDSRNVRAGDLFLAVPGGKFDGRAHIADALERGAAAVAYEVQGATVLPITDVPLIPVKGLAAQLSDIAGRFYGEPSHHLNLIGVTGTNGKTSVTQLVAQALDLLGQHCGIVGTLGSGFYGALQSGLHTTPNPIAMQATLGDLKKAGAKAVAMEVSSHGLDQGRVTALAFDVAVMTNLSRDHLDYHGTMEAYAAAKARLFAWNDLKCRVVNLDDDFGRQLAAEQRESRLITYSLLDSGAYLYCREAQFDDHGVRATLVTPQGEHHLRSTLLGRFNLSNVLAAVGALLGLDYPLDEILKVLPKLEGPAGRMQRLGGGSQPLVVVDYAHTPDALEKVLTALRPHVKGQLLCLFGCGGDRDRGKRPLMAEVVERLADRVLVTDDNPRTEDPAQIFDDIRAGFAAVDNVTFVAGRGQAIAQLIAGASADDVIVLAGKGHEDYQEINGQRHAFSDLVEADHALTAWEVAHA
- a CDS encoding peptidoglycan D,D-transpeptidase FtsI family protein, with protein sequence MKLEGALFPWRFRLVVGLLGIMVAAICWRIIDLQVVDRDFLKGQGDARSVRHIPIPAHRGLITDRNGEPLAVSTPVTTLWANAKEMQLAKEKWPALAAALGQDPKALAERLEAQANKEFIYLVRGLTPEQGQAVLDLKVPGVYGIEEFRRFYPAGEVTAHMVGFTDIDDHGREGVELAYDEWLAGVPGKRQVIKDRRGRLIKDVQVTKNAKAGKPLALSIDLRLQYLANRELRNAIIENGAKAGSLVIMDVKTGEILAMVNQPTYNPNNRRYLQPAMMRNRAMIDVFEPGSTMKAISMSAAIESGRWKPSDTVEVYPGSLQIGKYTIKDVSKTEGPVLDMTGILINSSNVGMSKVAFDIGGETIFRLAQKLGLGQDTGLGFPGERVGNLPNYRDWRKAETATLSYGYGVSVTAIQLVHAFSALANNGRLAPLTLIKTDKAPQTTQVLPETVAKTMQGMLQQVIEAPRGVFRAQVPAYHVGGKSGTARKTSVGTKGYAENSYRSLFAGFGPMSDPRYAIVVVIDEPTKAGYFGGLVSAPVFSRVMSGTLRLMNVTPDNLPTTQQANATPAVPLKANGGRG
- a CDS encoding UDP-N-acetylmuramoyl-tripeptide--D-alanyl-D-alanine ligase — translated: MLKALKLSELTNALDARLIAGDASFDGVSIDSRAIKPGQLFIALTGPRFDGHDYLNEVAAKGAVAALVEREIADSTLPQLLVKDTRQALGQLGALNRAAFTHPVAAVTGSSGKTTVKEMLAGILRTRGSVHATRGNLNNDLGVPLTLLELAPEHSAAVIELGASRLGEIAYTVGLTKPHVAILNNAGTAHVGEFGGPEKIVEAKGEIIEGLAADGTAVLNLDDKAFGIWKARAGGRKVLTFALNNPQADFRASDLATDARGCPAFILHGPAGAERVQLNLLGTHNVANALAAAAAAHALGVSPFGIATGLGAVQPVKGRTVAQLAKNGQRVIDDTYNANPTSMCAAVDILAGFSGRTVLVLGDIGELGDWAEQGHRDVGEYARGKVSALYAVGPLMAHAVNAFGAQAHHFGTQAELIQALAAEQDKNTTILIKGSRSAAMENIVAALCGSSLEKH